The Drechmeria coniospora strain ARSEF 6962 chromosome 02, whole genome shotgun sequence genome has a segment encoding these proteins:
- a CDS encoding metacaspase CasA yields the protein MSGFPGQGHYGSANHPSGNAGFSNGGPGPGYGYGNYGAPPTGPPGPPPPGYGNPGYGPPQNAQNYGPPQGNYPQGNQYNGPPPGARPSWGSGGAYGQNQHPPPSHPPPSGTDAYGYPNQGGGYGNQNRVGPPPPSGAQQFGHGAPQGYTFQYSNCTGKRKALLIGINYFRQEGELRGCINDVHNVSNFLCEKHNYKREDMVILTDDAQNPVMQPTKANIIRAMAWLVKDAQPNDALFLHYSGHGGQTQDLDGDEDDGYDEVIYPVDFRQNGHIVDDEIHFRVVKPLKAGVRLTAIFDSCHSATVMDLPYVYSTKGVLKEPNLAKEAGQGLLSAIGSYARGDLGGVASSIFSFAKTAYKGDDAYNKTKDTRTSPADVVMWSGSKDDQTSADATIASQATGAMSWAFITALKQNPQQSYVELLNSIRDVLATKYTQKPQLSCSHPLDTNLLFVM from the exons ATGTCTGGATTCCCCGGCCAGGGCCATTACGGCTCCGCCAACCACCCTTCTGGCAATGCGGGCTTCTCCAACggcggccccggccccggctACGGCTATGGCAACTACGGTGCGCCCCCAACAGGTCCCCCGGGCCCGCCTCCCCCGGGCTACGGCAACCCGGGCTACGGACCTCCTCAGAATGCGCAAAACTACGGCCCTCCCCAGGGCAACTATCCCCAGGGAAACCAGTACAACGGCCCCCCTCCCGGTGCTCGCCCCTCTTGGGGCTCCGGAGGTGCGTACGGCCAGAACCAACACCCGCCTCCCTCTCACCCGCCTCCGTCCGGCACCGACGCTTACGGCTATCCAAACCAAGGCGGAGGATACGGCAATCAGAACAGGGTCGGGCCGCCTCCCCCCTCGGGCGCCCAGCAGTTCGGCCACGGCGCCCCCCAGGGCTACACCTTTCAGTACTCCAACTGCACCGGCAAGCGCAAGGCTCTTCTCAtcggcatcaactacttTCGCCAGGAGGGCGAGCTGCGCGGCTGCATCAACGACGTCCACAACGTCTCCAATTTCCTGTGCGAGAAGCACAACTACAAGCGCGAGGACATGGTCATTctcaccgacgacgcccagAATCCCGTGATGCAACCGACAAAGGCCAACATCATCCGTGCCATGGCCTGGCTGGTGAAGGATGCTCAACCCAACGACGCCCTTTTCTTGCACTACTCTG GCCACGGCGGACAGACCCAAGATCTGGacggtgacgaagacgacggctaCGACGAGGTCATCTACCCGGTCGACTTTCGCCAGAACGGTCAcattgtcgacgacgagattcACTTCCGCGTCGTCAAGCCCCTCAAGGCTGGTGTCCGCCTGACGGCCATTTTCGACTCGTGCCACTCCGCCACCGTCATGGATCTGCCATACGTCTACTCCACAAAGGGCGTCCTGAAGGAGCCGAACCTGGCCAAGGAGGCCGGCCAAGGGCTTCTGAGCGCTATCGGGTCCTACGCCAGaggcgacctcggcggcgtggcgAGTTCCATCTTCAGCTTTGCCAAGACGGCGTACAAGGGAGACGACGCCTACAACAAGACCAAGGACACGAGAACATCACCGGCAGATGTCGTCATGTGGTCCGGCAGCAAGGATGACCAGACGAG CGCCGACGCCACCATCGCCTCGCAAGCGACTGGTGCGATGTCGTGGGCCTTTATCACCGCCCTCAAGCAGAACCCCCAGCAGAGCTACGTTGAGCTGCTCAACAGCATCCGCGATGTGCTGGCCACGAAATACACGCAGAAGCCGCAGTTGTCATGCAGTCATCCTCTGG ACACCAATCTGCTGTTCGTCATGTAG
- a CDS encoding hypothetical protein (related to maltose permease), translating into MEDSIWSGCSDETRKKAVKGMVTEKEMTLLTCLRRYPKAIAWSMLIFLTVVMEAFDKLLITGLFALPTFNRRFGEPTPTPNTSLDFSISPTWQMGLQNAAIASEITGLLAYGYVTNVTGYRKMMLAALAWICVAVIPAFVATNLAAILVAQVMSGVSWGIIQTLAATYAAEIVPSLLRAFLLSNINTCWLLGQLIGTGILRGFAPHESEWSYRLPFALQWAWAVPLLVGIVFAPDSPWRNTGWFIRHDKPDDARRALCRLSSQDSLDIDNAVAVMQHTNTVERNLNYGRSTYADLFKGVNRRRTEIACMAWVCQALSGAALTSYAPYFFEQTGFSPLKSFTFSTAMYGVALGGGMLCWALIPYVGRRMLYLIGLSSSTVLLTAGGITWVLTSGKPGANWALGGLIVATTLLYNLTIGPVCYVLIAEVPATRLRVQTVALARVAYNLVTIANNILLPLMLNPKGWSWSGKACFVYAATSALCLVWCYFRLPETRGLSYLELDILFELKAPSKKFAIFQKKLNDSPYVTASAAERLTNPWHGWLAYS; encoded by the exons ATGGAGGACTCTATTTGGTCCGGGTGCTCAGATGAGACCAGGAAGAAAGCCGTAAAGGGCATGGTGACGGAGAAAGAGATGACGTTGTTGACCTGCCTACGCCGATATCCCAAAGCTATCGCTTGGTCCATGTTAATATTCCTCACCGTCGTTATGGAAGCGTTCGATAAGCTTCTCATCACTGGATTGTTTGCTTTGCCAACTTTCAACAGGAGGTTCGGtgagccgacgccgacgccgaatACATCTCTCGACTTTTCAATTTCACCCACGTGGCAGATGGGCCTCCAAAATGCTGCCATTGCCTCCGAAATTACCGGTTTGCTGGCTTACGGATACGTTACAAACGTAACGGGCTACCGGAAAATGATGCTAGCCGCCCTTGCCTGGATCTGTGTTGCTGTTATCCCTGCTTTTGTAGCGACGAACCTAGCCGCCATTCTCGTCGCCCAGGTAATGTCCG GAGTCTCCTGGGGCATCATACAAACGCTTGCGGCGACGTACGCGGCCGAGATTGTGCCCTCGCTCCTGCGGGCCTTTCTCCTGAGCAACATCAACACTTGCTGGCTCCTTGGGCAGCTCATAGGCACCGGCATCCTTCGGGGGTTCGCACCGCATGAATCGGAATGGTCTTATCGGCTTCCGTTTGCCCTGCAGTGGGCATGGGCCGTCCCTCTCCTGGTTGGCATTGTTTTTGCCCCCGACAGTCCAT GGAGAAATACAGGGTGGTTCATTCGCCACGACAAGCCGGACGATGCCCGGCGTGCGCTCTGTCGCCTGTCCAGCCAGGACAGCCTCGACATCGACAATGCGGTGGCCGTCATGCAGCACACGAACACGGTCGAGCGGAATCTCAACTACGGCCGCTCTACCTATGCCGATCTCTTCAAGGGCGTGAATCGGCGAAGGACGGAAATAGCATGCATGGCTTGGGTGTGCCAGGCCCTTTCCGGGGCCGCCCTGACCAGCTACGCGCCCTACTTCTTCGAGCAGACCGGCTTCAGCCCGTTGAAGTCATTCACCTTCTCGACTGCCATGTAtggcgtcgccctcggcggagGAATGCTCTGCTGGGCCCTTATCCCTTacgtcggccgacgaatGCTCTACCTCATAGGGTTGAGCTCATCCACCGTACTATTGACAGCCGGCGGCATCACTTGGGTGCTCACGAGTGGAAAGCCCGGTGCCAACTGGGCTCTGGGTGGCCTAATTGTGGCAACAACATTGCTGTACAACTTGACCATTGGTCCCGTCTGCTACGTCCTCATCGCCGAGGTGCCTGCCACTCGGCTCCGGGTCCAGACGGTGGCCCTGGCCAGGGTAGCATACAACCTGGTGACCATCGCCAACAACATTCTGCTTCCCCTCATGCTCAACCCGAAAGGTTGGAGTTGGAGTGGCAAAGCTTGTTTTGTATACGCGGCAACATCCGCTTTGTGTCTGGTGTGGTGCTACTTTCGGCTGCCGGAGACCAGGGGGCTGTCATATTTGGAGCTGGATATCCTCTTTGAGCTGAAGGCGCCGTCGAAAAAGTTTGCGATTTTCCAAAAGAAGCTCAACGACTCGCCGTACGTCACCGCGTCTGCGGCGGAGCGGCTGACGAATCCGTGGCACGGATGGTTGGCCTACTCGTGA
- a CDS encoding copper amine oxidase — protein sequence MAPHPLSDLSLDETNHARDTVLKLHPGCVIDFRAIYLLEPHKADMIPFLEREHAGQDEIDDGSPRPARLAQMRYDVIGGSKAAEYHESVIDISTSQRVDHRIVGPGHHASLTIFEFEKLIESVKASPLFQEKLNTIELPDGFELVLEPWPYGAPDEADGATRFFQALCFAQDTRHGNPDANFYSYPLPLIPIMDASTCEIVRVDEPATGGNGDPFSGISHKKAVLDHCRPAEYVPELLTAGTRKDVKPLVVLQPEGPSFTVSDANLVQWQKWRFRVTFNPREGAVLHDIRYDGRNVLYRLSMSDMTVPYADPRAPFHRKQAFDFGDGGLGHAVNNLKLGCDCLGAIKAKPPSPPAPFSDGSEHYFDGVLTNSDGSAVATKQVICLHEQDDGISWKHTNWRTGRAVVTRRRELVVQFIITLANYEYIFAFKFDQAAGITFEARATGIVSVVNIDEGKTAPWGNVVNPGTLAQNHQHLFCLRIDPAIDGHSNTLVQEESLPVPSHALANPNGNLYEVHTKPITTSSGIDLAPFRNRVFKVQNRSKKNPISGKAVGYKITMPPSQLLLADPSSIQAQRALFTKHHIWVTKHKDDELYAGGRYTLQSRREKGGVADAAARGDNVEDEDIVIWSVFGLTHNPRVEDWPVM from the exons ATGGCACCTCACCCTCTCTCGGATctcagcctcgacgagacAAACCATGCGCGCGATACTGTCCTGAAGCTGCATCCCGGTTGTGTTATCGACTTCCGAGCCATTTATCTGCTGGAGCCGCACAAGGCAGACATGATCCCCTTCCTCGAGCGAGAGCATGCCGGCCAGGACGAAATCGACGACGGGAGCCCGCGACCAGCTCGCCTCGCCCAGATGCGATACGACGTTATTGGTGGATCCAAGGCTGCCGAATATCATGAATCCGTCATCGATATTTCTACCTCTCAACGTGTCGATCATCGAATAGTCGGGCCCGGCCACCATGCAAGCTTGACCAT ATTCGAGTTTGAAAAGTTGATCGAGTCTGTCAAAGCCTCGCCGCTGTTTCAGGAGAAGCTGAATACGATCGAGCTGCCGGACGGCTTCGAGCTTGTCCTCGAACCTTGGCCTTATGGCGCGCCGgatgaagccgacggcgcaaCTCGCTTCTTCCAGGCCCTCTGCTTTGCCCAAGACACGCGCCACGGCAACCCAGACGCCAACTTTTACTCGTATCCGCTCCCTCTCATCCCCATCATGGACGCGAGCACGTGCGAGATTgtgcgcgtcgacgagcctgcCACGGGCGGAAATGGGGATCCATTTTCTGGAATAAGCCATAAAAAAGCCGTCCTCGATCActgccggccggccgagtATGTGCCCGAACTGCTGACTGCTGGCACGCGCAAGGACGTCAAGCCCTTGGTCGTCTTGCAGCCCGAAGGCCCCAGCTTCACCGTATCGGATGCCAACCTCGTCCAGTGGCAGAAGTGGCGCTTCAGAGTTACCTTCAACCCCCGCGAGGGAGCTGTCCTGCATGACATTCGATACGACGGCCGCAATGTCCTATACCGGTTGAGCATGAGCGACATG ACGGTGCCGTACGCCGACCCGAGGGCGCCCTTTCACCGCAAGCAAGCATTCGActttggcgatggcggcctcggTCATGCTGTCAACAACCTCAAGCTCGGATGCGACTGTCTAGGAGCAATCAAGGCAAagcccccttcccctcctgCCCCCTTCTCAGACGGATCGGAGCAT TACTTTGACGGCGTCCTGACAAACTCGGACGGTTCTGCCGTCGCGACCAAGCAGGTCATCTGCCTGCACGAGCAAGACGACGGCATTTCTTGGAAACACACCAACTGGAGGACGGGTCGCGCGGTCGTCACCCGTCGTCGGGAGTTGGTCGTCCAGTTCATCATCACCCTTGCCAACTACGAGTACATTTTCGCTTTCAAGTTTGACCAGGCCGCAGGCATCACGTTTGAAGCGAGAGCGACGGGGATCGTGTCGGTCGTCAACATAGACGAAGGCAAGACGGCGCCCTGGGGAAATGTGGTCAACCCGGGAACGCTGGCGCAGAATCACCAGCACCTGTTTTGTCTCCGCATCGATccggccatcgacggccaCTCCAACACACTCGTCCAGGAAGAGAGTCTACCGGTTCCCAGCCATGCACTCGCTAATCCGAACGGAAACTTGTACGAGGTGCACACGAAGCCCATCACGACCTCGTCAGGAATCGACCTCGCACCTTTTCGAAATAGGGTCTTCAAGGTGCAAAACAGGTCCAAGAAGAACCCGATCAGCGGGAAGGCTGTAGGGTACAAGATCACCATGCCACCCTCGCAGCTGCTCCTCGCAGACCCGAGCAGCATCCAGGCGCAACGGGCGCTCTTCACGAAGCACCACATCTGGGTGACCAAGCacaaggacgacgagctctACGCCGGAGGTCGCTACACACTGCAGAGTCGTCGAGAGAAGGGTGGAGTGGCGgacgcggcggcgcgaggcgacaacgtcgaggacgaagacATTGTTATTTGGTCTGTCTTTGGACTTACTCACAATCCCCGAGTCGAAGACTGGCCCGTCATGTGA
- a CDS encoding homoserine O-acetyltransferase — protein MAFPCLDAIESRSETLKAGARPRPSSGPEPSYTSGVTLTYQCHKPLELDWGGVLPEFNVAYESWGEMNAQKSNVILLHTGLSASSHAHSTPANPQPGWWERFIGPGAPLDTDKYHIICTNVIGGCYGSTGPGSVDPGNGEKYATRFPILTMQDMVRAQFRLLDGLGIDKLYASVGSSMGGMQSLAAGVLFPSRVGRVVSISGCGRSHPYSIAMRHTQRQVLMMDPHWNRGFYYDGIPPHAGMKLAREIATVTYRSGPEWEQRFGRRRADPGKPPALCPDFLIETYLDHAGEKWCLEYDPNSLLYVSKAMDLFDLGRENQLATQSRRAARGNGSQAGSLLHCSLTLPKTPYEEQPESRGDDAARIEPVSSRPPADLVLGLAPLRDTPALVMGVASDILFPAWQQREVAESLRLAGNRNVTHVELSEQMSLFGHDTFLLDLKHVGGNLRMFLT, from the coding sequence ATGGCCTTCCCCTGCCTCGATGCGATCGAGTCCCGATCGGAAACGCTCAAGGCCGGTGCCCGTCCGAGACCGTCGTCGGGCCCCGAACCTTCCTACACCTCTGGCGTCACCCTCACCTACCAGTGTCATAAaccgctcgagctcgactgGGGCGGCGTTCTTCCCGAGTTCAACGTCGCCTACGAATCCTGGGGCGAGATGAACGCGCAAAAGTCCAACGTCATTCTCCTCCACACCGgcttgtcggcctcgtcgcacGCCCACTCCACGCCGGCGAACCCTCAGCCTGGCTGGTGGGAAAGATTCATCGGGCCCGGCGCGCCTCTGGACACGGACAAGTATCACATCATCTGCACCAACGTCATCGGAGGATGCTACGGCTCCACCGGccccggcagcgtcgaccCCGGTAACGGAGAAAAGTACGCGACGAGGTTCCCCATCCTCACCATGCAGGACATGGTCCGCGCCCAGTTtcgcctgctcgacggcctcggaaTCGACAAGCTCTACGCCAGCGTTGGCTCCAGCATGGGCGGCATGCAGTccctggccgccggcgtcctgTTCCCGTCGAGggtcggccgcgtcgtctcCATCAGCGGCTGCGGCCGCAGCCATCCGTACAGCATCGCCATGCGGCACACGCAGCGCCAGGTGCTCATGATGGACCCGCATTGGAACCGTGGCTTCTACTACGACGGCATCCCTCCCCATGCCGGCATGAAGCTCGCCCGCGAAATCGCCACCGTCACCTACCGCTCCGGGCCCGAGTGGGAGCAGCGCTTCGGCCGCCGAAGGGCCGACCCCGGCAAGCCGCCTGCCCTGTGCCCCGACTTTCTCATCGAGACCTACTTGGACCACGCCGGCGAGAAGTGGTGTCTCGAATACGACCCGAACAGTCTCCTCTACGTGAGCAAAGCGATGGACCTATTCGATCTTGGCCGCGAAAACCAGCTCGCAACCCAGAGCCGGCGCGCAGCCCGCGGCAACGGTTCCCAAGCGGGCTCCCTCCTCCACTGCAGCCTCACCCTCCCTAAGACGCCGTACGAGGAGCAGCCAGAGTCTCggggcgacgatgcggcACGCATCGAGCCCGTATCCTCACGGCCGCCCGCcgatctcgtcctcggcctggcACCCCTGCGTGACACGCCCGCATTGGTCATGGGCGTCGCGAGCGACATTCTTTTCCCAGCCTGGCAGCAGCGCGAGGTAGCCGAGTCGCTCAGGCTGGCGGGGAACAGAAACGTGACGCACGTGGAGCTGAGCGAACAGATGAGCCTCTTTGGCCATGACACATTTCTGCTGGATTTGAAACACGTCGGAGGGAACTTGCGCATGTTCTTGACCTAG
- a CDS encoding ADP-ribose pyrophosphatase, which translates to MSISDAKLLSQGPLPDDEARWVKLTKITYRDPHGAVRTWESSERRTRPAGTDIDGVGIIAILDKPTGKELILQKQYRPPIDKVTIEVPAGLMDAGETPEQAAVRELKEETGYVGEAVEMSPVMFNDPGFCNTNLRMVHVRINMSLPENQDPKPELEENEFIDVFTVRLADLWEECKRLEAEGYAIDARVGTFAEGILTAQRLQL; encoded by the exons ATGTCCATTTCTGACGCGAAACTGCTCTCTCAAGGGCCGTTG cccgacgacgaggcccgtTGGGTGAAGCTCACCAA AATCACCTACCGAGACCCCCACGGTGCCGTCCGGACCTGGGAGTCTTCCGAACGCCGCACCCGccccgccggcaccgacattgacggcgtcggcatcatcgccatcctcgacaagcCGACCGGCAAGGAGCTCATCCTCCAGAAGCAGTACCGGCCGCCCATCGACAAGGTCACCATCGAGGTCCCCGCGGGGCTCATggacgccggcgagacgCCCGAGCAGGCTGCCGTGCGCGAGCTGAAGGAGGAGACGGGTtacgtcggcgaggcggtcGAGATGTCCCCCGTCATGTTCAACGACCCGGGCTTCTGCAACACCAACCTCCGAATGGTGCACGTTCGCATCAACATGAGCCTTCCGGAAAACCAGGATCCCAAGCCGGAGCTGGAGGAGAATGAGTTCATCGACGTCTTTACCGTCCGTCTAGCCGACTTGTGGGAGGAATGCAAGCgactcgaggccgagggatACGCCATCGATGCTCGGGTCGGCACCTTTGCCGAGGGCATCCTCACCGCCCAGCGGCTGCAGCTTTGA